In Thauera sedimentorum, a single genomic region encodes these proteins:
- a CDS encoding 3-hydroxyacyl-CoA dehydrogenase/enoyl-CoA hydratase family protein produces MSNFIIRKVAVLGAGVMGAQIAAHCASADVPVVLFDLSAKEGKPNAIVDRALAGLKKLDPAPLAAKDRLAFIDAANYGSDLEQLRDCDLIIEAIAEKMEWKLDLYAKVAPHIRPNAIFASNTSGLSINALAEGMPAALRGRFCGIHFFNPPRYMPLVELIATRDTEPAMLDALETWVTSRLGKGIVRAKDTPNFVANRVGVFSILAVMHHTARLGLGFDEVDALTGPRIGRPKSATYRTADVVGLDTLAHVVGTMQATLADDPWHAHFASPEWLQALIAKGALGQKTRAGIFRKEGKQIMVLDLARQDYRPSGAEIAVEVDEILKLRDAKEKFARLAACAHPQAQFLWSIFRDVFHYCAVHLGDIADNARDLDLAMRWGFGWAQGPFETWQAAGWREVAEMVRADIEHGRAMASAPLPAWVFRRDGVHEAAGSYSAADDALKARSALPVYERQLYPEQVMGEAPRSRGETLWENDGVRLWLRPDQDARIGILSFKSKMHAIGDEVLDGLLEAVARAERDLDGVVLWHEAPFAVGANLQQVAAACQAGQFDLLEKTVAKFQQASMAIKHAQVPVVAAVQGMALGGGCEFAMHAAHRVMALESYVGLVEVGVGLIPAGGGSKEFALQAHRLAQRAAGGDVFPYIQTAFQTVAMATVAKSAVEAVQYGFAKPSDDVLFNAHELLYVAIRRARAMAEAGWRPPLVERKVVVAGRNGIATCEMMLANMREGGFISAHDYRVSKAAATALCGGEVDTNARVSEAWILDVERAQFVELLKNEQTQQRIVHMLETGKPLRN; encoded by the coding sequence GTGAGCAACTTCATTATCCGCAAGGTCGCCGTGCTCGGTGCCGGCGTCATGGGCGCGCAGATCGCCGCGCACTGCGCCAGCGCCGACGTGCCGGTGGTGCTATTCGACCTCTCCGCGAAGGAGGGCAAGCCGAACGCGATCGTCGACCGCGCGCTGGCCGGGCTGAAGAAGCTCGACCCGGCGCCGCTGGCGGCCAAGGACCGTCTGGCCTTCATCGACGCGGCCAACTACGGCAGCGATCTGGAGCAACTGCGCGACTGCGACCTGATCATCGAGGCGATTGCCGAGAAGATGGAATGGAAGCTCGACCTCTACGCCAAGGTCGCGCCCCACATCCGTCCGAATGCGATTTTCGCCTCCAACACTTCCGGCCTGTCGATCAATGCGCTCGCCGAGGGCATGCCGGCGGCACTGCGCGGGCGCTTCTGCGGCATCCATTTCTTCAACCCGCCGCGCTACATGCCGCTGGTCGAGCTGATCGCCACCCGCGACACCGAGCCCGCGATGCTCGACGCGCTGGAGACCTGGGTCACCAGCCGCCTTGGCAAGGGCATCGTGCGCGCCAAGGACACCCCCAACTTCGTAGCCAACCGCGTCGGCGTGTTCTCCATCCTCGCGGTCATGCACCATACCGCCCGCCTCGGGCTGGGTTTCGACGAAGTGGACGCGCTCACCGGGCCGCGTATCGGCCGCCCCAAGAGCGCCACCTACCGCACCGCCGACGTGGTCGGCCTCGACACCCTCGCGCACGTGGTCGGCACCATGCAGGCCACCCTGGCGGACGACCCCTGGCACGCGCATTTCGCAAGCCCCGAGTGGCTGCAGGCGCTGATCGCCAAGGGTGCGCTGGGGCAGAAGACCCGCGCCGGCATCTTCCGCAAGGAAGGCAAGCAGATCATGGTGCTGGATCTGGCCAGGCAGGACTACCGGCCTAGCGGCGCCGAAATTGCCGTAGAGGTGGACGAGATCCTCAAGCTGCGGGACGCGAAGGAGAAGTTCGCCCGCCTGGCCGCCTGCGCGCATCCGCAGGCCCAGTTCCTGTGGTCCATCTTCCGCGACGTCTTCCACTACTGCGCGGTGCACCTGGGCGACATCGCCGACAACGCGCGCGACCTCGACCTGGCCATGCGCTGGGGCTTCGGCTGGGCGCAGGGTCCGTTCGAGACCTGGCAGGCCGCCGGCTGGCGCGAGGTCGCCGAAATGGTCCGTGCGGACATCGAGCACGGCCGCGCGATGGCCAGCGCGCCGCTGCCGGCCTGGGTGTTCCGGCGCGACGGCGTGCACGAGGCCGCCGGCTCCTACAGCGCTGCGGACGATGCGCTGAAGGCGCGCTCCGCGCTGCCGGTGTATGAGCGCCAGCTCTACCCCGAGCAGGTCATGGGCGAAGCGCCGCGCTCGCGTGGCGAGACCCTGTGGGAAAACGACGGCGTGCGCCTGTGGCTGCGCCCCGACCAGGACGCCCGCATCGGCATCCTGTCCTTCAAGTCCAAGATGCATGCCATCGGCGACGAGGTGCTCGACGGCCTGCTCGAAGCGGTGGCGCGCGCCGAACGCGATCTCGACGGCGTGGTGCTGTGGCACGAGGCGCCGTTCGCGGTGGGGGCCAACCTGCAGCAGGTGGCGGCGGCCTGCCAGGCCGGCCAGTTCGACCTGCTCGAGAAGACGGTGGCCAAGTTCCAGCAGGCCTCGATGGCGATCAAGCACGCCCAGGTGCCGGTGGTGGCCGCGGTGCAGGGCATGGCCCTGGGCGGCGGTTGCGAGTTCGCCATGCACGCGGCGCACCGCGTGATGGCGCTGGAGAGCTACGTCGGCCTGGTGGAAGTGGGCGTCGGCCTGATTCCGGCCGGTGGTGGCAGCAAGGAGTTCGCCCTGCAGGCCCACCGACTGGCGCAACGTGCCGCGGGCGGCGACGTCTTCCCCTACATCCAGACCGCCTTCCAGACCGTGGCCATGGCGACCGTGGCCAAGAGCGCGGTCGAGGCGGTGCAGTACGGCTTCGCCAAGCCCTCCGACGACGTGCTGTTCAACGCCCACGAGCTGCTCTACGTGGCCATCCGCCGTGCGCGTGCGATGGCCGAGGCCGGCTGGCGCCCGCCCCTGGTCGAGCGCAAGGTGGTGGTGGCCGGGCGCAACGGCATCGCCACCTGCGAAATGATGCTCGCCAACATGCGCGAGGGCGGCTTCATCTCCGCCCACGACTACCGCGTGTCCAAGGCCGCGGCCACCGCGCTGTGCGGCGGCGAGGTGGATACCAATGCGCGGGTCAGCGAGGCGTGGATCCTCGACGTCGAGCGTGCGCAGTTCGTCGAGCTGCTGAAGAACGAGCAGACCCAGCAACGCATCGTGCACATGCTGGAAACCGGCAAGCCGCTGCGCAACTGA
- a CDS encoding Na(+)-translocating NADH-quinone reductase subunit C translates to MSSKKESTTRTLLVALAVSLVSSVFVAGAAVSLKPIQIENRQLDKQRSILSIAGLGEGRLPAREVKSLFAERITARIVDLETGEFSDAHDPALFDPLKAARDPALSEALPGDQDIALIKRRERYTTVYMVEQDGRLETLILPIRGYGLWSTLHGFMAVKGDLNTVVGMGFYQHAETPGLGGEVDNPNWKAQWVGKSLFDESGKPVIEIVKGGVDPSSPQAEHQVDALAGATLTSNGVNRLLQFWLGEQGFGPFLAKLRSTQGV, encoded by the coding sequence ATGTCCAGTAAGAAGGAATCGACGACCCGCACGCTGCTGGTGGCGCTTGCGGTCAGTCTCGTCAGTTCGGTCTTCGTGGCCGGGGCGGCGGTGTCGCTCAAGCCCATCCAGATCGAGAACCGCCAGCTCGACAAGCAGCGCAGCATCCTGTCCATCGCCGGACTGGGCGAAGGGCGGCTGCCTGCGCGCGAGGTGAAGTCGCTGTTCGCGGAACGCATCACCGCCCGGATCGTCGACCTGGAGACCGGCGAGTTCTCCGATGCGCACGACCCGGCCCTCTTCGATCCGCTCAAGGCGGCGCGCGATCCCGCGCTGTCCGAAGCCCTGCCGGGCGACCAGGACATCGCGCTGATCAAGCGCCGCGAGCGCTACACCACGGTGTACATGGTGGAGCAGGACGGCCGCCTGGAAACCCTGATCCTGCCGATCCGCGGCTACGGCCTGTGGTCCACGCTGCACGGTTTCATGGCGGTCAAGGGCGACCTGAACACCGTGGTCGGCATGGGTTTCTACCAGCATGCGGAGACGCCGGGCCTCGGCGGCGAGGTCGACAACCCGAACTGGAAGGCGCAGTGGGTGGGCAAGTCGCTGTTCGACGAGTCCGGCAAGCCGGTGATCGAGATCGTCAAGGGCGGCGTCGATCCGTCCAGTCCGCAGGCCGAACACCAGGTCGACGCGCTGGCCGGCGCCACGCTGACCAGCAACGGCGTCAATCGCCTGCTCCAATTCTGGCTCGGCGAGCAGGGCTTCGGCCCCTTCCTCGCCAAGCTGCGTAGCACTCAGGGGGTCTGA
- a CDS encoding acetyl-CoA C-acyltransferase has translation MSKQIQDAYIVAATRTPVSKRNGMFRSVRPDDMLAHVLSAVVGKVPGLDAGEIGDVIVGCAMPEAEQGMNVARIGLLLAGLPDRVPGITINRFCASGLQAVADAANRIRLGEADVMIAAGTESMSAMPQIMGNKVSLNPAIFAREENIGIAYGMGLTAEKVAAKWQVSREDQDAFALESHRRACAAIAGGRFRDEISPYAVSAHLPGEGGTVRVVERVCEDDEGPRAEATAEGLAKLRPVFAARGSVTAGNSSQMSDGAGAVLLMSEAALKRYNATPIARFASFAVAGVPPEIMGIGPVEAIPRALAAAGVKLADIGWTELNEAFAAQALAVMRQLDMDPARVNPLGGAIALGHPLGATGAIRTATLMAAMQRDAGLRHGMISMCIGTGMGAAGVFERV, from the coding sequence ATGAGCAAGCAGATTCAGGACGCCTACATCGTCGCCGCGACGCGCACGCCGGTGTCGAAGCGCAACGGCATGTTCCGCAGCGTCCGCCCGGACGACATGCTGGCCCACGTGCTGAGCGCGGTGGTCGGCAAGGTGCCGGGGCTGGACGCCGGCGAGATCGGCGACGTGATCGTCGGCTGCGCGATGCCGGAAGCCGAACAGGGCATGAACGTGGCACGCATCGGCCTGTTGCTGGCCGGCCTGCCGGATCGCGTGCCGGGCATCACCATCAACCGCTTCTGCGCCTCCGGCCTGCAGGCGGTGGCCGATGCCGCCAACCGCATCCGCCTCGGCGAGGCGGACGTGATGATCGCCGCCGGCACCGAGTCGATGAGCGCGATGCCGCAGATCATGGGCAACAAGGTCAGCCTCAATCCGGCGATCTTCGCCCGCGAGGAGAACATCGGCATCGCCTACGGCATGGGTCTGACCGCCGAGAAGGTGGCCGCCAAGTGGCAGGTGAGCCGTGAGGACCAGGACGCCTTCGCGCTGGAGTCGCACCGCCGGGCCTGCGCGGCGATCGCCGGCGGACGCTTCCGCGACGAGATCTCGCCCTACGCCGTGAGCGCCCATCTGCCCGGCGAGGGCGGTACGGTGCGGGTGGTCGAGCGCGTCTGCGAGGACGACGAGGGTCCGCGCGCCGAAGCCACCGCCGAGGGGCTGGCCAAGCTGCGTCCGGTGTTCGCCGCACGCGGCTCGGTGACCGCGGGCAACAGTTCGCAGATGTCAGACGGTGCCGGTGCGGTGCTGCTGATGTCCGAGGCCGCACTCAAGCGCTACAACGCCACGCCGATTGCGCGTTTCGCCTCCTTCGCGGTGGCCGGCGTGCCGCCCGAGATCATGGGCATCGGCCCGGTGGAGGCCATCCCGCGCGCGCTGGCCGCGGCCGGGGTGAAGCTCGCCGACATCGGCTGGACCGAGCTCAACGAGGCCTTTGCCGCGCAGGCGCTGGCGGTGATGCGCCAGCTCGACATGGACCCGGCGCGGGTCAATCCGCTGGGCGGCGCGATCGCGCTCGGCCATCCGCTGGGCGCCACCGGGGCGATCCGTACCGCCACGCTGATGGCCGCCATGCAGCGCGACGCCGGCCTGCGGCACGGCATGATCAGCATGTGCATCGGCACCGGCATGGGCGCGGCCGGGGTATTCGAGCGCGTCTGA
- a CDS encoding NADH:ubiquinone reductase (Na(+)-transporting) subunit D, whose amino-acid sequence MSKPTPKEVLLNPVFKNNPIALQILGICSALAVTSNLQTALVMSIALTLVTGFSNLFISLIRAQIPSSIRMIVQMVIIASLVIVVDQVLKAYAYSLSKQLSVFVGLIITNCIVMGRAEAFAMQNPPWLSFLDGIGNGLGYSAMLIALGIVRELFGAGKLFGVAILPLTKDGGWYLPNGLLLLPPSAFFLIGLFIWALRTWKKEQVEKPSFKMAPQVIAKEVY is encoded by the coding sequence ATGTCCAAGCCCACGCCCAAGGAAGTCCTGCTCAATCCGGTCTTCAAGAACAACCCGATCGCACTGCAGATCCTCGGCATCTGTTCGGCGCTCGCGGTCACTTCCAACCTGCAGACCGCGCTGGTGATGTCGATCGCGCTCACCCTGGTGACCGGCTTCTCCAACCTGTTCATCTCGCTGATCCGCGCGCAGATCCCCAGCTCCATCCGCATGATCGTGCAGATGGTGATCATCGCCTCGCTGGTGATCGTGGTCGACCAGGTGCTCAAGGCCTATGCCTACAGCCTGTCCAAGCAGCTGTCGGTGTTCGTCGGCCTGATCATCACCAACTGCATCGTCATGGGCCGCGCCGAAGCCTTCGCCATGCAGAACCCGCCGTGGCTGTCCTTCCTCGACGGCATCGGCAACGGCCTGGGCTACAGCGCCATGCTGATCGCGCTGGGCATCGTGCGCGAGCTGTTCGGTGCCGGCAAGCTGTTCGGCGTGGCCATCCTGCCGCTGACCAAGGACGGCGGCTGGTACCTGCCCAACGGTCTGCTGCTGCTGCCGCCCTCGGCCTTCTTCCTGATCGGCCTGTTCATCTGGGCGCTGCGCACCTGGAAGAAGGAGCAGGTCGAGAAGCCGAGCTTCAAGATGGCGCCGCAGGTGATCGCCAAGGAGGTGTACTGA
- a CDS encoding Na(+)-translocating NADH-quinone reductase subunit A: MIRIKRGLDLPITGAPAQRIEAARPVRSVAVIGFDHHGMKPTMAVQVGDRVKLGQVLFSDKKTPGVHYTAPGAGVVSAINRGERRVLQSVVIDLEGEEAIDFTRYDDSEIDGLSDEQVRENLQQSGLWTALRSRPFSKVPEVDAKPASIFVTAVDTHPLAADPAVIVAEYREDFVRGLKVLARIAPIFVCAGEQGEVPGEGLPKVKVERFAGPHPAGLPGTHIHFLDPVDAHKFVWQINYQDVIAVGKLFATGQLWAERVVALGGPVVEQPRLLRTRLGACLDELTAGELKPGKNRVISGSVFGGRTARGAFAYLGRYHLQVSCLQEGDQREFMHYLRAGVNKHSVLNIFISKLTGGRLFDLTTTTNGSPRAMVPVGNYEEVMPLDILPTQLLRSIIVGDTEMAQKLGCLELDEEDLALCTYVCAGKYEYGPILRDNLTRIEKEG; encoded by the coding sequence ATGATAAGAATCAAACGCGGACTGGATCTGCCCATCACCGGCGCACCCGCGCAGCGTATCGAGGCCGCCCGGCCGGTGCGCAGCGTGGCTGTCATCGGCTTCGACCATCACGGTATGAAGCCCACGATGGCGGTGCAGGTCGGTGATCGGGTCAAACTCGGCCAGGTGTTGTTCTCCGACAAGAAGACGCCCGGGGTTCACTACACCGCGCCCGGTGCAGGCGTGGTCAGCGCCATCAACCGCGGCGAGCGCCGCGTGCTGCAGTCGGTGGTGATCGATCTCGAAGGCGAGGAGGCCATCGACTTTACCCGCTATGACGACAGCGAGATCGACGGACTGTCCGACGAGCAGGTGCGCGAGAACCTCCAGCAGTCCGGCCTGTGGACGGCGCTGCGCAGCCGCCCCTTCAGCAAGGTGCCGGAGGTCGATGCCAAGCCGGCGTCGATCTTCGTGACCGCGGTGGATACCCATCCGCTGGCCGCCGATCCGGCGGTGATCGTCGCCGAGTACCGCGAGGACTTCGTCCGTGGCCTGAAGGTGCTCGCGCGCATTGCGCCGATCTTCGTGTGCGCCGGCGAGCAGGGCGAGGTGCCGGGCGAAGGCCTGCCGAAGGTGAAGGTCGAGCGCTTTGCCGGCCCGCATCCGGCCGGCCTGCCGGGTACCCACATCCATTTCCTCGATCCGGTCGACGCCCACAAGTTCGTCTGGCAGATCAACTACCAGGACGTGATCGCGGTCGGCAAGCTGTTCGCCACCGGCCAGCTGTGGGCCGAGCGCGTGGTCGCGCTGGGCGGCCCGGTGGTCGAGCAGCCGCGTCTGCTGCGCACCCGCCTGGGGGCCTGTCTGGACGAGCTGACCGCGGGCGAACTCAAGCCGGGCAAGAACCGGGTGATCTCCGGTTCGGTGTTCGGCGGGCGGACCGCCCGCGGCGCCTTTGCCTACCTGGGCCGCTACCACCTGCAGGTGTCCTGCCTGCAGGAAGGCGACCAGCGCGAGTTCATGCACTACCTGCGCGCCGGGGTGAACAAGCATTCGGTGCTGAACATCTTCATCTCCAAGCTCACCGGCGGACGCCTGTTCGATCTCACCACCACCACCAACGGCAGCCCGCGCGCCATGGTGCCGGTGGGCAACTACGAGGAAGTGATGCCGCTGGACATCCTGCCCACCCAGTTGCTGCGTTCCATCATCGTCGGCGACACCGAGATGGCGCAGAAGCTCGGTTGCCTGGAACTGGACGAGGAGGACCTGGCGCTGTGCACCTACGTGTGCGCCGGCAAGTACGAGTACGGCCCCATCCTGCGCGACAACCTGACCCGTATCGAGAAGGAGGGCTGA
- a CDS encoding DUF4442 domain-containing protein: MRPKLLDRVPPRFRAALLRLGFNFYPSYRATGGRVIHVSRDLTTIRVMLRHSWRTVNPAGALFGGALYAAADPMFAMLLALQLGDDVIVWDKAGQIRYRRPGRSHLFADFHVDAATVEAVRRELAEHGETERTFRAELRDRQGRVHVELDKTVYCATKAHYGDKLARLSG, from the coding sequence GTGCGTCCCAAACTGCTGGACAGGGTGCCGCCGCGTTTCCGGGCGGCACTGCTGCGCCTGGGTTTCAACTTCTACCCGTCCTACCGCGCCACCGGTGGGCGGGTGATTCATGTCTCGCGCGACCTCACCACCATCCGGGTGATGCTGCGCCACTCCTGGCGCACGGTGAATCCGGCGGGAGCCCTGTTCGGCGGCGCGCTGTATGCCGCCGCTGATCCGATGTTCGCCATGCTGCTGGCCCTGCAGCTGGGCGACGACGTCATCGTGTGGGACAAGGCCGGGCAGATCCGCTACCGCCGCCCCGGGCGCAGCCACCTGTTCGCCGACTTTCACGTGGATGCCGCCACCGTTGAAGCGGTCCGCCGCGAACTGGCCGAGCACGGCGAGACCGAGCGGACTTTCCGTGCCGAGTTGCGCGACCGACAGGGCCGGGTGCACGTGGAGCTGGACAAGACCGTCTATTGCGCGACCAAGGCGCACTACGGCGACAAGCTGGCGCGCCTGTCCGGCTGA
- the nqrF gene encoding NADH:ubiquinone reductase (Na(+)-transporting) subunit F, which yields MNTEIVLGIGMFTAIVLALAVFIIFARSKLVASGDVTIDINGEHKLTVPAGGKLLQTLSENGLFLPSACGGGGTCAQCKCKVFEGGGSMLPAEESHFTKRDAKEGWRLSCQTAVKQDLKIEVPEEVFGVKKWECTVESNPNVATFIKELTLRLPEGENVDFRAGGYVQLECPPHVVKYQDFDIQEKFRGDWDKFNMWRFVSKVDETTIRAYSMANYPEEKGLVKFNIRVASPPPGRDDIPPGKMSSWVFNLKPGDKVTVYGPFGEFFARETDNEMVFIGGGAGMAPMRSHIFDQLKRLHSKRKITFWYGARSMREAFYVDEFNKLQEENPNFTWHLALSDPLPEDNWTGYTGFIHNVLYENYLKDHPAPEDCEFYMCGPPMMNAAVIKMLLDLGVERENIMLDDFGG from the coding sequence ATGAATACGGAAATCGTACTCGGCATCGGGATGTTCACCGCGATCGTGCTCGCGCTGGCGGTGTTCATCATCTTTGCCCGCTCCAAGCTGGTGGCCAGCGGCGACGTCACCATCGACATCAACGGCGAACACAAGCTCACCGTGCCGGCCGGCGGCAAGCTGCTGCAGACCCTGTCCGAAAACGGCCTGTTCCTGCCCTCGGCCTGCGGCGGCGGCGGCACCTGCGCGCAGTGCAAGTGCAAGGTCTTCGAAGGCGGCGGCTCCATGCTGCCGGCGGAGGAGTCGCACTTCACCAAGCGCGACGCCAAGGAAGGCTGGCGCCTGTCCTGCCAGACTGCGGTCAAGCAGGACCTGAAGATCGAGGTGCCGGAAGAGGTCTTCGGGGTGAAAAAGTGGGAATGCACGGTGGAGTCCAACCCCAACGTCGCCACCTTCATCAAGGAACTCACCCTGCGCCTGCCGGAAGGCGAGAACGTGGATTTCCGCGCCGGCGGCTACGTGCAGCTCGAGTGCCCGCCGCACGTGGTCAAGTACCAGGATTTCGACATCCAGGAGAAATTCCGCGGCGACTGGGACAAGTTCAACATGTGGCGCTTCGTCTCCAAGGTGGACGAAACCACGATCCGCGCCTACTCGATGGCCAACTACCCGGAAGAGAAGGGCCTGGTGAAGTTCAACATCCGCGTGGCCTCGCCCCCGCCGGGACGCGACGACATCCCGCCGGGCAAGATGTCCTCCTGGGTGTTCAACCTCAAGCCGGGTGACAAGGTCACGGTGTACGGCCCCTTCGGCGAGTTCTTCGCGCGCGAGACCGACAACGAGATGGTCTTCATCGGCGGCGGTGCCGGCATGGCGCCGATGCGCTCGCACATCTTCGACCAGCTCAAGCGCCTGCACAGCAAGCGCAAGATCACCTTCTGGTACGGTGCGCGCTCGATGCGCGAGGCCTTCTACGTCGACGAGTTCAACAAGCTGCAGGAAGAGAACCCGAACTTCACCTGGCACCTGGCGCTCTCCGACCCGCTGCCGGAGGACAACTGGACCGGCTACACCGGCTTCATCCACAACGTGCTGTACGAGAACTACCTCAAGGACCACCCGGCCCCCGAGGACTGCGAGTTCTACATGTGCGGCCCCCCGATGATGAACGCGGCGGTGATCAAGATGCTGCTGGACCTCGGCGTCGAACGCGAGAACATCATGCTCGACGACTTCGGCGGCTGA
- a CDS encoding NADH:ubiquinone reductase (Na(+)-transporting) subunit B, whose product MGVREYLDSVEHHFDKGGKYEKWYALYEAVDTFFYRPPSVTRTTAHVRDGIDLKRMMITVWLCTFPAMFFGMWNIGHQANSIYAANPDLLAAQDNWRLALISVFAGFDPGSLWDNMIHGAAYFLPVYLVTFLVGGFWEVLFASVRKHEVNEGFFVTSVLFALACPPSIPLWQVALGISFGVVIGKEVFGGTGKNFLNPALTGRAFLFFAYPAQMSGDAVWTAVDGYTGATALGLGAAGGMEAIAAAGLTWWDAFLGNMHGSIGETGTLAIFIGGAFLLLTKIASWRIVSGVMLGMIAMSTLFNTIGSDSNPMFAMPWYWHMVVGGFAFGMIFMATDPVSASMTNTGKWIFGALIGVMVVLIRVVNPAFPEGMMLAILFANLCAPLIDHFVIAANIKRRLARNVQ is encoded by the coding sequence ATGGGCGTGCGTGAATACCTCGACAGCGTCGAGCACCATTTCGACAAGGGCGGCAAGTACGAGAAGTGGTATGCCCTGTACGAAGCGGTCGATACCTTCTTCTACCGTCCGCCGAGCGTGACCCGGACCACCGCCCACGTGCGCGACGGCATCGACCTCAAGCGCATGATGATCACGGTGTGGCTGTGCACCTTCCCGGCCATGTTCTTCGGCATGTGGAACATCGGCCATCAGGCCAACAGCATCTACGCTGCCAACCCCGACCTGCTGGCGGCCCAGGACAACTGGCGCCTGGCCCTGATCTCGGTGTTCGCCGGCTTCGACCCGGGAAGCCTGTGGGACAACATGATCCACGGCGCAGCCTACTTCCTGCCGGTCTACCTGGTGACCTTCCTGGTCGGCGGCTTCTGGGAGGTGCTGTTCGCCTCGGTGCGCAAGCATGAGGTCAACGAAGGCTTCTTCGTCACCTCGGTGCTCTTCGCCCTGGCCTGCCCGCCGTCCATCCCCTTGTGGCAGGTGGCGCTGGGGATCAGCTTCGGCGTGGTGATCGGCAAGGAAGTGTTCGGCGGCACCGGCAAGAACTTCCTCAACCCGGCGCTGACCGGCCGTGCCTTCCTGTTCTTCGCCTACCCGGCGCAGATGTCGGGCGATGCGGTATGGACCGCGGTCGACGGCTACACCGGCGCCACCGCGCTGGGCCTGGGCGCCGCCGGCGGCATGGAAGCCATCGCCGCCGCAGGGCTGACCTGGTGGGACGCCTTCCTCGGCAACATGCACGGCTCCATCGGCGAGACCGGCACGCTGGCGATCTTCATCGGCGGCGCCTTCCTGCTGCTCACCAAGATCGCCTCCTGGCGCATCGTCTCCGGCGTGATGCTGGGCATGATCGCCATGAGCACGCTGTTCAACACCATCGGTTCGGACTCCAACCCGATGTTCGCCATGCCCTGGTACTGGCACATGGTGGTCGGCGGCTTCGCCTTCGGCATGATCTTCATGGCCACCGACCCGGTGTCCGCGTCGATGACCAATACCGGCAAGTGGATCTTCGGGGCACTCATCGGCGTCATGGTGGTCCTGATCCGTGTGGTGAACCCGGCCTTCCCCGAAGGAATGATGCTGGCGATCCTGTTCGCCAACCTGTGCGCGCCGCTGATCGACCACTTCGTGATCGCGGCCAACATCAAGCGGAGGCTCGCGCGCAATGTCCAGTAA
- the nqrE gene encoding NADH:ubiquinone reductase (Na(+)-transporting) subunit E: MEHYISLFVRAVFIENMALAFFLGMCTFIAISKKVETAIGLGVAVIVVQTITVPANNLIYTWLLRDGALAWAGLPDVDLSFLGLLSYIGVIAAMVQILEMLLDKYVPALYNALGVFLPLITVNCAILGGTLFMVERDYGLGESVVYGVGSGFSWALAIALLAGIREKLKYSDVPEGLQGLGITFITIGLMSLGFMSFSGVQL, translated from the coding sequence ATGGAGCACTACATCAGTCTCTTCGTGCGCGCGGTGTTCATCGAGAACATGGCGCTGGCCTTCTTCCTGGGGATGTGCACCTTCATCGCCATCTCCAAGAAGGTAGAAACCGCGATCGGCCTGGGCGTTGCGGTGATCGTCGTACAGACGATCACCGTGCCGGCCAACAACCTGATCTACACCTGGCTGCTGCGCGACGGCGCGCTGGCGTGGGCCGGCCTGCCGGACGTCGATCTGTCCTTCCTCGGCCTGCTGTCCTACATCGGCGTGATCGCCGCGATGGTGCAGATCCTCGAGATGCTGCTCGACAAGTACGTGCCCGCGCTCTACAACGCGCTGGGCGTGTTCCTGCCGCTGATCACGGTGAACTGCGCCATCCTGGGCGGCACCCTGTTCATGGTCGAGCGCGACTACGGCCTGGGCGAGAGCGTGGTGTATGGCGTCGGCTCGGGCTTCTCCTGGGCGCTGGCGATCGCACTGCTGGCAGGCATCCGCGAGAAGCTCAAGTACAGCGACGTGCCCGAGGGCCTGCAGGGCCTGGGCATCACCTTCATCACCATCGGGCTGATGTCGCTGGGCTTCATGTCCTTCTCCGGTGTGCAGCTGTAA